The genome window GCCCCGCCTTGCCGCCCGCCGGAGGCGGCCCAAACAACAGAAAAGAAAAGCTCCCGTGCCCGCAGGGCACAAAAGCCACCTCTCAAAGGACAAGCCCTGCTTCATTTTCTTCAGAGCGCCAGTCCGCTGACCTACACATCGCCGCCCGCCGGAGGCGGCCCAAACAACAGAAAAGAAAAGCTCCCGTGCCCGCAGGGCACAAAAGCCACCTCTCAAAGGACAAGCCCTGCTTCATTTTCTTCAGAGCGCCAGTCCGCTGACCTACACATCGCCGCCCGCCGGAGGCGGCCCAAACAACAGAAAAGAAAAGCTCCCGTGCCCACAGGGCACATGCCGTCACCTGGGCTATTGGTCAGCCGTAGTGTGCCCAATGTGTAACCGGGCAAAACAACCTTCACCATCATGGACGTAGTAACGCTGCGCGGCTATTGCTGCGGGAGCTTCCTCGCTTCGCTCGGTGATCTTCCTCCGCGCCGCGCAATGCAGCGCACGCTTTCACCTTGAATATAAGTTCGGTAAAGGCGTGTCATTGATTATTGGCTCCCGCATCCATCCAGCATGACGGGACTTTTTTTTTGACGGGTTTCGGCGTATTCTGTCTCTAACACAGATTAGTGATTGGAGTGATTTGAATGTCCATTTTCAGGCAAAAAATACATATATCAGCGCAGGATATCGACCGGCAGGGCCGGGTCAACAATGTTTGCTATGTGCAATGGATGCAGGACCTTGCCACAGCACACACCGCCGACAAGGGCTGGGACATGGCCCGCTATGAAGAGCTGGCGCAGGGCTGGGTAGTGCGTCGTCACTCTGTTGTCTACAAGCGTCCGGCCTTGCTTGGTGAAGACATTGTGGCTGCCACATGGATATCCTCATTCGCCTCCCGCCAGTGCATACGGCGTTACCGCTTTGTGCGTGAGTCTGATGATGCCGTGCTGGTTGAGGCCGAAACCCAGTGGGTATACATCGATCTCACCAGTGGGCGGCCTGTCAGAATACCAGATGAGCTCAAGGCCGTGTTTGCATGTATTGCTGACGACAATGGAGACAAAGATTTTTTGCTGGCGTAGCGCGAATTGCCCATGCAGCGCGTACACCCGCCAGAGCATGGCACCTAAAAATGTTTTGTTGACGAGCAACCTTTTAGTAAAAGGGGCTGATCAACCACGTCCCACCTCCTAAATGACTTAGTGAATTTTATCTTAGGCAAAGAGTTTTCTGATCCCAAGCTGGGGGAACAGCGACAGTCCTTCCAGCGTCACGCCATCGGTAAACATCTCAGTTCTATCTTAACAACATCCTTGATTTAAAATTTATTTGTATTGCCGTGTGGACGAACGGCAATGCTTGTTCCTTTGTTTCAGCGCAAAGGATTTTACGTGCAGGGCAAAGGGCATGTAAAAAAATATTGAGTAACAGTAGGGTGTTGAAAAATTAAATGCTCGGTGCTCACAAAAGTGTCGTCCATACTACATTGGCCAGTGGTGAACTCTGTCACAACCAAAATTATCCTCAATGGGAGGAAAATTCGTACTTCACGTGAACAGAGG of Desulfovibrio sp. contains these proteins:
- a CDS encoding thioesterase family protein, with protein sequence MSIFRQKIHISAQDIDRQGRVNNVCYVQWMQDLATAHTADKGWDMARYEELAQGWVVRRHSVVYKRPALLGEDIVAATWISSFASRQCIRRYRFVRESDDAVLVEAETQWVYIDLTSGRPVRIPDELKAVFACIADDNGDKDFLLA